In the Carassius auratus strain Wakin unplaced genomic scaffold, ASM336829v1 scaf_tig00214857, whole genome shotgun sequence genome, GGCCGGAGGATCATGGGTAATGCGGTCTTCGCAgttttatgttgttattttgttttattttttatttatttgtgacatAAGTTATAGTGGACTACATATGAAACAGAAGGGAGTACATTGTAACAGGGaatttttttggcaaacaaacatacataaaatCAATTGTAGAGTAAATCTGTAATGTCTATTATATGGATGAACATcttgggaatatatatatatacatatatatatatatatatattgcaaaaaaaaaaagaaaaacctgtgTTTATTGTTCCGAGTTAGaaattgaaatgtgtgtgtgtttgaaaacaatgacaacataaaaataaatatatatataaaaactgtgtcagtctggatttttttttaattgatataaaatattaatttatttcttaattgtaTGTATTAAGATTGTGTATTTAAGAACatattagctgttttttttttaataatccagtATAAAAAAGGCCAGCTTCAGCATTTGGAGAAGATTTTTACACAGAATGAATCCTAAGGAAAAAcgtttatacagtaaaaatactttttttttttcagtaagtgaatattttaattattttaggtaACTATTCACTATGCGTCACTATTTCatacactaacaaaaaaaaaaaaaaactaacctgTAATAGGCTACTATGGTAGAAGTACATTAAGTTACATGAGTATGCAGTCAGAACAGaattaatgtataataatgcTAAACACTccaataagttaatattgagCATTAAGACACAATGTTTCTAGAAAATGTGTATTCTTTggcaaattataatatataaagtcATAAGACGAATATGtcaaatattatttgttatttatttattattatgtataaagTGTAAACTGAATATgacacaaaaatacacattacAAAAAGTCATAATGACgacttaaaaaaagttaaaaaaaatataacaaaagtcAGAAAAGGTTGAAATTATGAGACAAAGTTTATGACAAAAAGTCAAAAGCCTGTttattctgcatttttatgtcatAATAGACTTTTTAATGCCATAACCTCAACTTTTATCTGTTTTAAAACAAACATCTGACGCAAATAGCctataaaacctgcagaaacatGTAAATATGTACAGTCAACTGTTTGTTATCATAAAATACCATCTTCAGGGTGATTAAAAAAGTTATCATTCCGTCAGGGTCATCTATGACTATCATCTTGAGCCATGCTATCACCATCTAATGAAACTATTATAAAAGTATGGCACCGCACCGCCCTACATTTTTGAAAGGGATGTCAAAGGCTATTAAGTCAGCCTAAACACTGGCCAAAcgtgaaattattaattaaaataataatttacttttcTAAATAATAACATGTAGGTTGGCGTGCGTTCAAATCACTCAGAGATAAACTCCGTCCACATGTGTCCAGCTGTGATCTGCTTGCGTCGTGTATTTGAGCAGTAAACGAGGGGGAGTACAGTCAGTCATGAGACGGAGATTTTGCACAGTTACAGCTGGCATGGCCCTCACACGCCCTCATGTGTCAGAGGTAAGTGGACAGACACGCTTTGTGCGCATAAACACAGAGTGCGCTAAAAGACGTGCTGTTACAAACAGTAGCACATTAACGATGCACGCGTAATTATTCTCAATATCATAGCTCTGTTTATTTGACTTTTCTTTTACAAAGCTCAGTGTAGTAGTCTTGTATGGTATAAGCAAAAAATACTAATACGCCTCTATAGCAGGTAATACGGTTTGGAGAACGGCAAATTAGGTCTCGATGTTCCCTCACGTCCACAGTTCAGATGGAGCCTTTGCTTGCTACAACGTGACCAAGGAGCGTTGAGCATCAATAGCCCCGCCCACTTGTCCAATAGCAACGCGAGTTTCTCATTGATGGGCGGGGTCTACGTGTAGTAGGCGGGGGTAATTGCAGGTTACGAGCCAATGAGAGACGGTTTGAGGAGGTATTGGTTACACGTGAAATTTGTTCCCGAAGCAAGACTGATGATGGTGTCCGTACACGGGTTAGTATCAGACAAGATCCGAGTTAAAGTACCGAACTACATTGTTGCACATGCGTCGATCCGTATGCAAGCTCTGAAAAGCAGAATAAACTTCACTTTAGAGCAGCTGGAATATTTTTATAAGGTAAGAAAACCTGTCCTGATAGATGGATCACTGCTATCATAGTCTTGTATCGTAACTATAAATGACATTTGAATCTGTATTTGTCATTAAAGTGCTTTAAGCCTTTAAGCATTTAGCTTTTAgtctatattgtttttatttcactaCGGATCTATGATCAAtggtaaaatattatattgtaattttgaGATGTTCTGGATGACCATTGTATATAATTCCATTTGCATCGTTCTTTGACTGTATTATATTccagtatatttttttacttgacaaCTTGTTTGTCTGTTTGACGAATgatatgtaaatgtttcaaaatacgTCTCATTTGCAATGTTTGTATGACGTCAGTTATTTCATTGGTCTACAGATAGAGGGCTTGCATTCATCTAAAACTGTATGCACTGCTGTTATAGTCAGATCATAGTCACACGACTAGTCTAGTGAGTCTCCAAACTAATGAGaagattattttaacaaaataataaggatttgtaactttgtttcatctatctatctatctatctatctatctatctatctatctatctatctatctatctatctatctatctatctctctctctctctctctctctctctctctctctctctcaatctatatatatatatatatatgtatgaaagggagaggtgtgtgtgtgtgtgtgtgtatatatgaatttATTCTACTATTGAATTTACTACATAATGCAAGATGcacagacttatatatatatatatcattttatttaattgttttacttttattcagtttttacCTGTTTTTCTCACCCTGAAAAGTTTCAGTTTTCAGTGCGTATAGCATATATGCATTGAAGACTGAAACTTCTCAGGGTAAGtaaaactgatgaaaaaaaaactgcatcaaaAGGGGGAATCTTACAGTATTTCAGTTTCATGATGAAAAGTTGAAAACAGCTTAGTCACATCTTCCTACACATCTAATGTTACTCATAAAAGCATGTATGAACTttaggtcatatatatatatatatatatatatatatatatatatatatatatatatataagttcagatgcaaaagcctctatgTGCTgtttgaaattttcttctaaaatgagcatttttttcAGGCTCCTATGTGTAGGtttattaatttcactttaatgtcAATGaatagtttcttttctttcccattaaagtaaaataacttaCCTTAAACATAGGAGCCTGAGAAAATAACCATTTAAGAAGAAAGTTTTTGATGGCAATTAGAGGCTtgtgcatctgaactcttcacacacatatatatatatatatattactatacattttttaaggtaaagtaatgtaaatatatcagtGACCCTCCCACTTTAAAATTTGTGCATGACCTTGAACATCAATCATCTTTTAAGGACACTGTATCATAATGACTGTAATAAAACAAGTGAATGTAAATACATCAGTGTGGttcttttaatgttattatagGCCAGGATTAAAATGCAAGAGTATGTGACAGAGCTGCTGTATTCACTATCCTCTGTGTGCACTTTGAAATGTTTCAGTCTCTTCACATCTTAAGGGTGTGCAAATGTTGtttatcctgttttttttttattattaatcccATCAGATTGTTTGTGACAGTACATCCAGGACAATCGGATGAAGACCATGTTTTAGCACAGCAGATATTCAGGATAACCAAGGAGTTCCCATGCCCTGTTGTGTCAGAAGGTCCCTTACAGATGCACAAGACAGATGAGATATACTCTGCTTCATTATGAGTAATGACAACTTCCAAACACCAATGACGTGCTGCACTCATGCAGTGAAGAGAACAGCACATAAGGATGCAGGGGAATCCCACAGCAATGCACCCTCCCGAATGACCGGCAGCAAGTCTGTTTATCCCAGGCTGAACATCTCGGCAGTGCCCCAGCTGACGCACTCGGATGACATGGATGCCCACTCCAGCGGGAATGACTCGGCCGAGAGGGAGAGCGAAGGACACGTGGGACGGGAAGCATCCACCTGCAGCTCCCACAATGGAAAGGGTTCAACCACAGAGACTACGGAAAGCAAGAGGTATGTGATCTGTTCAAACAACTGAAATCTGTTTAACATGACTTCTATGCAGTAGGAAAATTTTGAAACTAATATTATAAGTTGTCTTCCCAGTGTTTATTTATATGTACCGTTTGTATGAAAATGTATACACcgttgtttaaaagtttgaatcAAGCAATTGATTCTTTTATTCAACACACTACAttggtttctgttttaaataaatgctattctttttaaactgtcaattcatcaaagaatcctgtgaATAATTTATGGTTTAGGccctaatcagcatattagaatgatttctgtaaggTCATGTGTGTctttgaagactgcagtaatgataaTTCAGCTCTGGATCAtaggaataaatgatattttaaagcatattaaaatagaaaaggtaattttaaagtgtaatatatcccagtattgctgtttttgatcaaataaatgcagccctggtgaagGAACATTGAAAAAATCCTCAAACCTCAAActttgaacagtggtgtacatATGTACAGATAAAATATCTTGAATGCCATTACAGATTCATTTTGGATACAAATGTGTGAGTGTAAACTTATGTTACTGGTCTTAGAAGCACTTAAATTGgcaaagagataaaaaaaaacaatgtgtacCTCAcacattgtatttaataaaccaatTGTAGAGTTTGGTTAGGCTTGGTACATTTTGTTCCCggaaaaaacttttcttttaaaactGGTTGAGGCGTTGGCATGATGATGCTTCACTTGGGGCAGATTAAAATTACATGGTACATGCAGTACTTTTTAATAACAAGACTGGTATTTGGTCCGGTTCATTTTGAGATTATCACGTAATAACTGTGCCAGCtccaaaatgatatatttttagaaatgttcttTGCTCATCAATGATTAATTGTAAATTGAAATCTATACTGTATAATTGCATTAGAAGTAGTGGTGACTAATTTCACCCATTAAAATGTCTCTCCTCAGCTCAAACGGAAACAGTCCCTCTCCTCCTAGCAGCTCGGTTTCGTTCAGTCTTTTGAGTGGCAGCTCGGAGCAGGACCAGCCGACATCCCAAGCATCCAGCGGAGACCAGCCGGCTCGACTGGAGACCCAGAGAGAGCTGCTGAAGGCCCTGCGTGAGCTAAAGGTCCGCGTGCCGTCAGAATGGCGCAGGAAGGGGCGATCAAGCACCCTAGCCTCCTTGCAATACGCACTTAACTGTGTCAAACAAGTCCGAGGTGAGTAGAAAAACGAAACCCAAATTGCATCTCTTTGTACCAGCATGTGTGTGCCAATGACAGGGTGTGTTGTGTTCTTTTTCGTAGCTAATCAGGAGTACTACCATCAGTGGAGCGTGGAAGAGAGTCATGGGTGTTGTTTGGACCTATCGTCCTTCACCATCGAAGAGCTAGACAACATTACATCAGAGTACACCCTTCAAAACACGGTATGACTGGACCCGTATCCTCAGGTTGTGAGCCTTCAGAAGAATCTAAGGCATTAATTCGTATTTGTTTCTATCTTAGGACACGTTCGCTGTGGCAGTGTCGTTCCTCTCTGGTAAAGTGGTGTACATCTCGTCCCAGGCGGCCCCTCTGCTGCGCTGTAAACCCGAGAGGCTGCAGGGAGCAGTTTTTTCGGAGCTGCTCGCACCTCAGGACATCAGCACGTTTTACAGCAGCACGGCTCCATGTCACCTGCCGCCATGGTCCTCCTGCGCAGGCACTAGTATGTGAAGTTTTTGGACTGTTTGAATAGAGCGACAAAGATAAAGAACCCTTTGTAAATCAGTTACAGATAGCTTTGTTTGCCATAAACCATTATAAAGCTGCCGTGCACATGTCCTTAGGTATTTATATTGGCACACTTCAAGCAATTTTGATGGGAGTGTATTCTTGAGCCATAGTGTTTTATGGGTAAAGAACTgaaattttgtatgtattttattggTGCAAAATTTTATATGATTATTGGTACCAGATAGAAGCAGAAAAGAATTACAAATACTGCCCccttacttaaaataataatataaacattaattgagaaaaagtaagaaaaacaaacaaacaaaaactaaatttttaccttgtaaatacaaaaataacacaaaaaatgaaattaggcaaacaaataactaataaaaaatacgaaaatgaaagattaaggctaattcaaaatattaataaaaacataagatATACTAAAGATTGTAAAATAACAGCTGCTGACAGAAATAGTAGAAGCTCATGAATTAAATACTGTCCGTTTaagcatcaataataaaaaaaagcatgttttgatgttcttaataaaacatttagcttttagtGACTACTGAAAAATGacttaactatttaaaaaacaattttttttttagtattttcagtattttttatttttttaagttaacccAAATGTATGCTGGGAAAATGAGTATTTATTAAAGCCTCATTTGTGTCCAGCCTCACATGTGGAATGTGCCGAGGAAAAGTCGATGTTTTGTCGGATCAGCAGAGGTAGGGACAGCAATGGAGAAGTGAAGTATCACCCCTTCCGTCTCACGCCTTATCAACTGACCCTGAGGGACTCCGACACGTCCCAACCTGAGCCCTGCTGCCTCCTCATCGCTGAGAGAGTTCACTCCGGCTACGAGGGTAAAACAAGACCgtctcaatgtcaaatgctttACCATCATGTTATATAAACATGTTATGTAAATGTGCATGGTGAGCATAGGACATCTTACACAAATATGAaagaaatcttaccaaccctaaacgTCTGATTGTTAGTTTACTTATTGTGTGTTAGAAATCTAAAGCTGTCTCACTGTTATGAAAGCATTAACACTTAAATAACAAGCATGTTGACAAGAAACTGGTCTGTTTCACTGTTTCATCTCAGAAGAATAGATTATAATTGCTTTAAATATTCTTAATTCGTCTCTTTAATTATTGAAAGTAATTTTTGCGTCTCTGTAACTACTTGTCAAATGTGCATATAATTGGAAAAAATCACCCTTATGTAAGTGTAATATTGACACTTAATTAAGCACACTTTGCACACTGTCCTTGTATTCTGTGTCTGTTCTCATGtttccgtatttttttttttttcaacagcacCTCGCATCCCAGCAGACAAGAGAATTTTTACCACCAGTCACTCCCCAAACTGTCTGTTCCAAGAAATTGATGAAAGGTTTGCATTTTTGCCTAGAGCTGTCTCACATTTTACtgtcagcgtctcttttgaacaGTTGCAAAAACCTCCTTTGCTCTAATTTGCAGGGCAGTGCCATTATTAGGTTACTTGCCTCAGGACTTGGTTGGGAAGCCAGTGCTTATTTACCTGCATCCAGAAGACAGACTCCTTATGGTGGCCATCCACAAGAAAAGTGAGTGGCTTATTCTGAATACAGGCAAGATTCAATGGTGAATATTTGCACAGAAGAATCAATTGATGTAGTTTCCGTCCTTCCTTCATCAGTTCTCCAGTTTGCAGGGCAGCCGTTCGACCACTCGCCCCTGCGCATGCGTGCACGAAGTGGGGAGTACTTGACCCTCGACACCAGCTGGTCATCCTTTATCAACCCCTGGAGCAGGAAGGTGGCTTTCATAGTGGGACGCCACAAAGTTAGAACGTAAGTGGCTACACTTCATATAGCAATCGAAGAAGCACAAAAGTGGCAGCCACTTTCATGACATACTCATGAGCTAAAACGGATGTCTACTTTTAAGTGGTCGGATTCGGATTCTATTACGGATTTGGAGTCACGGATTGGATAGTGTTTTGAAacagcaagaaaaaaatatttaattgtttatttcaattttaattgtTCACAGAAAAATCAACTAGGCAAACTAAGAAAGTTCAAACATGATTAAAGACAACTGAACAGCCAGTAAAGAATAAGAACAATTACACAAATTACAAGTTTtgataaatacaacaacaaagtTAAAATAAGGTTGGTAGTATTCAAGCTAAGAAAtgtaacaattaataataatacatagtgTTTAGCatagtgtataaataaaatatagattgaTCTTTGTCAAAGCTGTATTTTGTGGTTTGCTCAGCAATGCTGACAACATCCATTCAGCCTCTAAAGTGGTCCCACAAAACATGTCTACCATCCCTTCCTTTCTGTAGGAGTCCACTGAATGAGGATGTGTTCACTGCCCTGGAGGGCGGGGATGTGAGAACCATGTCCCCAGATGTGCCACAGCTGAATGAGCTGATCCACAGGGTCCTGGTGCAGCCCGTTCATGCCAGCAGCTCACAGGGGTACGGTAGCCTAGGCAGCAGTGGCTCGAATGAGCACCAGCAAAGCGCCACTTCCTCGTCTGAGAGCAACGGACATGCTTCCGAGGACCAGATCAAGCCCAGGAAACCAGTGAGGAGTTTATCTCTTTTTTTCAAACCAGATGTACACATAACAGTATTTAACATTACATAATATGATAAACAACAGCATACACTAACGTGCAATGTGTCATGTCTTTCTAGATGACATTTGAGCAGATTTGTCAAGACATGCACATGGTAAAGGCCAACGGACAGCAGGTCTTCATTGATTCCCGAAACCGGCTGCCAGCTCTCAAACAGAGTAGCTTAGGTAAGCATTGTTTATATGTCAATAATAATTACCTGACTTTATCTATGTAGCTTGTGGTCACATTCGTGTTATCACATTTTAAGTGACTTGATTCCTGTCATATATTAGAAGCACTGGCAAATGCAGCAGAGGCCTCTGCTAGAGAAGGTCTGGCAAGTTTAGCGCTGTCCAGTCCACCCAGGAAAGAGCTGCCCATTGTCTACTCATACCAGCAGATCAACTGTCTGGACAGCATCATTCGGTGAGTCTCTTCATCTGTGTGTCTGACTGTACCAGTTAAAAGGATTTTTGTGTGCTTTTATCTTTATTTCTCCCATTCTAGCAGCTTGATTAACTTCTTCAGgtctgtttgattagggttgtagctgaactctgcaggacagaaGCTGTGCTTTCACTGCGGGGTCAAAAGCGAGCATTCTAGTGCATGCCAGGGCCAGTTTTATTTTTACCGTCACTTCCAGGGCTAAGTCATGCCTCGTCTCTGCTtgctaaaatatgattttcattaGGCTAAGTTTGTTTTCTTCAGAAAGGCATGTTAAGGGCGGGATTTTACATTAGCACTTGTCCGACACTGGAAAAGCAGCTAGTAGGTCCCCAGGAACTGGGTTGAAGATCTCCGATTTATAGTTTGTATGTAAGGTACATGTATTGGATATGTGGTCTTATTCTTTCACTTTGTTTTTCAGATATCTGGAGAGCTTTAATGTCCCTGGTACAGTGAAGAGGAAGTGTGGCTCATCATCCTGTACAACATCTTCTACCTCTGATGATGATAAACAAAGGGAAGGAGTTAGAACAACTGAAGGTCAGTAAAGATTGCTAAAGGATAATGGGATATTAGCCCAAAGACATCACATAAGTATTCATAAAGGTCAGAGAGAAAGAAGCATACTTGTACAACCAACCACTATTGGTATTCTTTCAGTATCAGCTAATAACTGTGTATGTTCTGTATTTAGATGTATAGAATTAAAGTTTACTCTTCCATTTAGACATAGCAGAGACTCTTGTGGTGACCGAGGGCTCAAAGGTTGTCCCTGCAGCGCCAGCGCACCCTCTAACCCCTTTGGCTCTGCACTGTAAGGCTGAAAGCGTTGCCTCGGCCACCTCCCAGTGTAGTTTTAGCAGCACCATTGTTCACGTTGGTGACAAGAAGCCACCTGAATCAGGTCTGAACACTTTTTCCAGGCTAATCTTGTCATTGACCTATATACTTGATTTGCCGTATATTCAACGATAGACTTTGAAATCTCAAAGCAACCAATCTACTCTGTTTGATCTACATCCAGACATTGTTATGATGGAGGAGCCGCCAACCACCCCAACCCCTTCCACTTCAGCCCCACCCACCTCCATCACGTTTCCCATGCCTGTGAATCCCCAGCAGGCCATGTCCCCCTCTGCTGCTGTTCccgagaaagaaaaggagaaggAGAGAAGAAGTGGAGGAAATGTCGGAAAGGGCCTCACGAAGGCAGTGTTATCTGCACATACCCAGCAAGAAGAACAAGCCTTCCTCAACCGTTTCAGAGACATTAGCCATCTCCAGATGGTTCAAACCAGTGGGCCTCCACAGCGCAGGCACACGTCTATACCTGGTGCAAAAGGTAACAACTTTTTATAGTTTCTCATAGTTCAAATTTGTCCATCTGACTTATTTTACCTTGACATTTAATATTCGGCTTGTGCCATCTAGGAGTGAACTGCTCCCAGAACTATCCTTCTGTGCGAAACAGCAGCACTCGTCGGCATGGTAGAGGTGGGAAAAGACGGAAACACCAAGTAGATGGCAACACACCGGACAGTTCCTCCCCCTCTGGACCTAATCCCTATAGAGGATCCAATCCTACAGCAGTAAGACCCAACCTCCCCTCAGTCCAGCAGTCTTCCACTTCTTGGCCACCATCTGCGGTCTCCCAAACCAGTGGTACTCCCATGATGACCTCCTTTCCCCCAGGCTACATGCCTATGTTTCCCATTTCATCACCCTTCTCAATGCCCCAGATGGGAACAGATCCTTCCTTGCAAGCAGGAGACCCTAGATTCCCCATGCAAGGCTTTTCTTCAGTGATGCCACCAGTCATGACCTTCATGTTGCCAAACTATATGTTTCCACAACTCGGTTATCCAGGACCACAGTTGAACCCAGCCAACTCGCAGCTTGGTGGGCAACTGCTTGCCCAAATGAACCCCTTAGGTCAGTTCCCTTCCTCTGCTGTTGGTTTACCATCGTTCAATCCGACAATGGGACCGTTCAATCCACTGGACTCCCAAATGAATCCTGCCATGCCTGCAATGATTCCCCAGCAGTTCTACAACCCTAATCCCCTGTACGATATCCCCAACTCTCAATCAATGCCTGCAGGAAACACCAATACTGTGCCACATGGACAGTCTCGCTCCAGCACACCCCAGTCTACCGGGCAACAGGATGGAGAGGGAGAAGGGGTGGGATCTCCCCTGTTTCAATCCCGATGCTCCTCCCCACTCAATCTTTTACAACTCGAGGAATTGCAAAGCAACAGAACAGAAACTATGCAACAGACTCCACCCCCAGGCGCTGCAGGAACGCTAGGGGGCGGGACTGTGGTTCAAATTTCCAGCAATCGCTGCAACAGTAAAGATGGCCAACTCAATGACAGTGTAAGTATTAAGAACCTTTTAAAACGTATTTGTTTTCCATTACCTTGCTGCTTTGCTAACTTTGAGTTAACATCCTTTAGCCTGAAATCAATGAGTCCAACCAGGATGCCATGTCGTCCTCCAGTGACATGCTGGACTTACTGCTGCAAGAGGACTCCCGCTCTGGCACTGGCTCTGCCGCCTCAGGCTCTGGATCATCAGgttcagggtcagggtcagggtcatTTGGATCTGGTTCGAATGGGTGTAGCACATCTGGAAGTGGCACTAGTGAGTAATTCACTATTAGTAATTTTGCTTTATTCTTAAAATCAAGTGTTGATTCTGAAACATAAATGGAGAAATTCAGAAGAATCGTACTGATTGCCTTttccatgcatttattttttctttggatTTTTTGATCTCAGGGAGCAGCAATACTAGCAAGTACTTCGGAAGCATTGACTCATCAGAGAATGATCGCAATCATAAACCAGCATCTAAAGATCTGGGAAGGGAACAGTTCATGAAGTTTGTCGTGCAGGACCCCATCTGGCTCCTCATGGCAAACACTGATGACAAAGTCATGATGACATACCAGATTCCTATCAAGTAAGGCCATTTTACCCGATTTCTTAGGAGCTAATCTCACACTAGCTTAACCTAAATTAATATCGACTTTGTTTTGAATACAAATCTATCCAAGCAAACTTAGTTCTAAGTGTTCAATTTCAAGTGTTTaatttttcaagtgttttttttatttattttaaattcctgTTATGATCTTTCTGGTTATgtacaaatagaaaaaaacatgCCCAAAGATCTTGATTAGTTGGTACTGGTGTGTTTAATTATGATCAAACTAATTCTGAGTTATGAGGTTATATGAGTTTGGATATCATAATTACAATGGCATTTTGGTGGGATTCAATCGACTCGCTGGGCAATTTCATATACCTAATACAAGTAGACTTGTGTGTAGCACAAACTCCGCCAGAAGACgagtatattcatttatatttgtgtgtgtgtgtgtgtgtgtgtacagagacAGAGAATCAGTACTGAAAGAAGACAGAGATGCCCTCAAAGCTGTTCAGAAGCATCAACCTCACTTCACTGAAGAGCAGAAGAAAGAGTTAACGCAGGTCCACCCTTGGTTTCAAAACGGCTGCTTACCAAAGGCCATCAATGTTACAGTAAGTAGATCTTAACTAAAAAGACCCAAAGGCACTTTTAGAAAGTAGGAACTGCAACAGTTCCAACATTTCACTTCTTTCTAGGTCTGCCCATATTCTGTTGCACGTTTCTTTTAACAAATTTGGCAATTACCCAGAATGCCTTGCAAAAAATGCTATCAACTCTAAATATATAGCCTActgaacaatattaataaaaagttcaaCTGAGTTCAAAAGTCTATTTTACACAATGCTTTTATGCAGCTTGGAgtattgttagcttagcaacatgctaacactcAGTAGTGCTATTTTATGTATCTTCCATGCAAATTATAAGTTATTTCTTTCTTCGCAGTCTTGCACAGGATGTGAGTCTCCCCCAGATTCCTCGATTCCTATTCCATTCGATTTGGACTTTCATGACATGGATCTCAGCATGGTTTTGAGAGAAGAGACAAAACAGCAAGATGAATTTATCGCTGCTGAAACAGCCTTTCCCTTGAGCCCACCTTCATCTGATAATGAGCAGAGAGACAATCAAGCCAGCGCAAGCACATAGAAGTGGGCCACGGAGGAGGTGGAAGTGACATCATGATTGAAGGTTTTGCCTCATAAAACTTTGGGACAAAGTTGAAAGTGTGGAATGTTTCTAATCAGTATCAATGGCTCATTTTGACATAATTCTttgaaattatgaataatttgtagCTTTCTAAACTAGGCCTCTGAATAATAAAAGAAGAAGggaataatagaaaaaaaacttcCTTTCATTTTTGTAGCTTAAAGGAGCACCTTTTGCACATGGtggatgttgttgttgttgcactaTGTTCTGCTTCCAAGGTATTCATGAATCTGCATGTCATTATCTCATGGACTGTTTCATAATTATTCACCGTGTGACCTTTCCCTGTTacagatttatataattattaacagCTGGACAGGGCATTTATTGTTTAACTTCACAGAAGTTAGAAGTTAGATGTGgtctgacactttttttttttaaagacacccTTTCCAGTATTGGTTTCCAGTCTGTGTCAGTTTTTTAAACCGTTCCACACAGCCCCCGGAAATTGTGGATGGGAAAAATAGGTTCCAGTCTGACCCCAAAAGCTTGATGGTCTGTA is a window encoding:
- the LOC113093071 gene encoding period circadian protein homolog 1 isoform X1, which gives rise to MSNDNFQTPMTCCTHAVKRTAHKDAGESHSNAPSRMTGSKSVYPRLNISAVPQLTHSDDMDAHSSGNDSAERESEGHVGREASTCSSHNGKGSTTETTESKSSNGNSPSPPSSSVSFSLLSGSSEQDQPTSQASSGDQPARLETQRELLKALRELKVRVPSEWRRKGRSSTLASLQYALNCVKQVRANQEYYHQWSVEESHGCCLDLSSFTIEELDNITSEYTLQNTDTFAVAVSFLSGKVVYISSQAAPLLRCKPERLQGAVFSELLAPQDISTFYSSTAPCHLPPWSSCAGTTSHVECAEEKSMFCRISRGRDSNGEVKYHPFRLTPYQLTLRDSDTSQPEPCCLLIAERVHSGYEAPRIPADKRIFTTSHSPNCLFQEIDERAVPLLGYLPQDLVGKPVLIYLHPEDRLLMVAIHKKILQFAGQPFDHSPLRMRARSGEYLTLDTSWSSFINPWSRKVAFIVGRHKVRTSPLNEDVFTALEGGDVRTMSPDVPQLNELIHRVLVQPVHASSSQGYGSLGSSGSNEHQQSATSSSESNGHASEDQIKPRKPMTFEQICQDMHMVKANGQQVFIDSRNRLPALKQSSLEALANAAEASAREGLASLALSSPPRKELPIVYSYQQINCLDSIIRYLESFNVPGTVKRKCGSSSCTTSSTSDDDKQREGVRTTEDIAETLVVTEGSKVVPAAPAHPLTPLALHCKAESVASATSQCSFSSTIVHVGDKKPPESDIVMMEEPPTTPTPSTSAPPTSITFPMPVNPQQAMSPSAAVPEKEKEKERRSGGNVGKGLTKAVLSAHTQQEEQAFLNRFRDISHLQMVQTSGPPQRRHTSIPGAKGVNCSQNYPSVRNSSTRRHGRGGKRRKHQVDGNTPDSSSPSGPNPYRGSNPTAVRPNLPSVQQSSTSWPPSAVSQTSGTPMMTSFPPGYMPMFPISSPFSMPQMGTDPSLQAGDPRFPMQGFSSVMPPVMTFMLPNYMFPQLGYPGPQLNPANSQLGGQLLAQMNPLGQFPSSAVGLPSFNPTMGPFNPLDSQMNPAMPAMIPQQFYNPNPLYDIPNSQSMPAGNTNTVPHGQSRSSTPQSTGQQDGEGEGVGSPLFQSRCSSPLNLLQLEELQSNRTETMQQTPPPGAAGTLGGGTVVQISSNRCNSKDGQLNDSPEINESNQDAMSSSSDMLDLLLQEDSRSGTGSAASGSGSSGSGSGSGSFGSGSNGCSTSGSGTRSSNTSKYFGSIDSSENDRNHKPASKDLGREQFMKFVVQDPIWLLMANTDDKVMMTYQIPIKDRESVLKEDRDALKAVQKHQPHFTEEQKKELTQVHPWFQNGCLPKAINVTSCTGCESPPDSSIPIPFDLDFHDMDLSMVLREETKQQDEFIAAETAFPLSPPSSDNEQRDNQASAST